Proteins encoded in a region of the Oncorhynchus gorbuscha isolate QuinsamMale2020 ecotype Even-year linkage group LG16, OgorEven_v1.0, whole genome shotgun sequence genome:
- the LOC123998919 gene encoding extensin-like — MEKHSPHAIHLPSPTFTYPNPTFTYPPPRSPTHPPFTYPPPRSPTHPSRITYPHSPPVYTYTPPPPVYTYPHPTYPHPTPSLHLPTPHPQSTPTHTPPPVYTYTPPPQSTPTHTPPPVYTYPPPAYTYPPPPQSYLHIPHPSLHLHLHTPTPVFTYPHPTTSLHLHTPQPQSTPTHPHPSLHLHLPQSSPTPPPPPVYTTPTPSLHLHPHAQSSPTPPFPSLHLHPPPPVYTYTPPPPVFTYTPPTPSLHLPTPTPSLHLPTPHPQSSPTHTPPPVFTYPHPTPSLHLPTPHPQSSPTHTPPPVFTYTHPTPSLHLHTPHPQSSPTHTPPAVFTYTHPTPVFTYTTHPTPVYTYPHPTPSLHLPTPHPQSSPTHTPPPVFTYTLPTPSLHLHTPHPQSTPTHTPPPVFTYTLPTPSLHLPTPHPSLHLPTPTPKQYNNVFRKHCN, encoded by the coding sequence ATGGAAAAACATTCACCGCATGCTATTCACCTACCCTCCCCCACGTTCACCTACCCAAACCCCACGTTCACCTACCCACCCCCACGTTCACCTACCCACCCCCCGTTCACCTACCCACCCCCGCGTTCACCTACCCACCCCTCGCGAATCACCTACCCGCATTCACCCCCAGTCTACACctacacacccccacccccagtCTACACCTACCCACACCCCACCTACCCACACCCCACCCCCAGTCTACACCTACCCACACCCCACCCCCAGTCTACACCTACCCACACCCCACCCCCAGTCTACACctacacacccccaccccagtctacacctacacacaccccacccccagTCTACACCTACCCACCCCCAGCCTACACCTACCCACCCCCACCCCAGTCTTATCTACACATACCCCACCCCAGtctacacctacacctacacacccccaccccagtCTTCACCTACCCACACCCCACCACCAGTCTTCACCTACACACACCCCAACCCCAGTCTACACctacacacccccaccccagtCTTCACCTACACCTCCCCCAGTCTTCACctacaccccccccacccccagtctACACGACCCCCACCCCCAGTCTACACCTACACCCCCACGCCCAGTCTTCACCTACACCCCCCTTCCCCAGTCTTCACctacaccccccacccccagtctacacctacacacccccacccccagtCTTCACCtacacaccccccacccccagtcttcacctacccacccccacccccagtcTTCACCTACCCACACCCCACCCCCAGTCTTCACCTACCCACACCCCACCCCCAGTCTTCACCTACCCACACCCCACCCCCAGTCTTCACCTACCCACACCCCACCCCCAGTCTTCACCTACCCACACCCCACCCCCAGTCTTCAcctacacacaccccacccccagtcttcacctacacacaccccacccccagTCTTCACCTACACACACCCCACCCGCAGTCTTCAcctacacacaccccaccccagtcttcacctacaccacacaccccaccccaGTCTACACCTACCCACACCCCACCCCCAGTCTTCACCTACCCACACCCCACCCCCAGTCTTCAcctacacacaccccacccccagTCTTCACCTACACACTCCCCACCCCCAGTCTTCAcctacacacaccccacccccagtctacacctacacacaccccacccccagTCTTCACCTACACACTCCCCACCCCCAGTCTTCACCTACCCACACCCCACCCCAGTCTTCACCTACCCACACCCACCCCCAAACAATACAACAATGTCTTCAGGAAGCACTGTAACTAG
- the LOC123998920 gene encoding extensin-like: protein MEKHSPHAIHLPSPTFTYPNPTFTYPPPRSPTHPPRSPTHPRVHLPTPRITYPHSPPVYTYTPPPPVYTYPHPTYPHPTPSLHLPTPHPQSTPTHTPPPVYTYTPPTPVYTYTHPTPSLHLPTPSLHLPTPHPSLIYTYPTPSLHLHHTPPPQSSPTHTPPPVFTYTHPNPSLHLHTPTPVFTYTSPSLHLHPPPPPVYTTPTPSLHLHPHAQSSPTPPFPSLHLHPPPPVYTYTPHPQSSPTHPPPPVYTYPPPPPVSPTHTPPPVFTYPHPTPSLHLPTPHPQSSPTHTPPPVFTYPHPTPSLHLPTHPTPSLHLHTPHPSLHLHTPHPQSSPTHTPPPVFTYTHPTPSLHLPTPHPPVYTYPHPTPVFTYTHPTPSLHLHTPHPQSSPTHTPPPVYTYTHPTPSLHLHTPHPQSSPTHTPPPVFTYPHPKQYNNVFRKHCN, encoded by the coding sequence ATGGAAAAACATTCACCGCATGCTATTCACCTACCCTCCCCCACGTTCACCTACCCAAACCCCACGTTCACCTACCCACCCCCACGTTCACCTACCCACCCCCCGCGTTCACCTACCCACCCCCGCGTTCACCTACCCACCCCGCGAATCACCTACCCGCATTCACCCCCAGTCTACACctacacacccccacccccagtCTACACCTACCCACACCCCACCTACCCACACCCCACCCCCAGTCTACACCTACCCACACCCCACCCCCAGTCTACACCTACCCACACCCCACCCCCAGTCTACACCTACACACCCCCCACCCCAgtctacacctacacacaccccacccccagTCTACACCTACCCACCCCCAGCCTACACctacccaccccccaccccagtcTTATCTACACATACCCCACCCCCAGTCTACACCTAcaccacacacccccaccccagtCTTCACCTACCCACACCCCACCACCAGTCTTCACCTACACACACCCCAACCCCAGTCTACACctacacacccccaccccagtCTTCACCTACACCTCCCCCAGTCTTCacctacacccccccccacccccagtctACACGACCCCCACCCCCAGTCTACACCTACACCCCCACGCCCAGTCTTCACCTACACCCCCCTTCCCCAGTCTACACctacaccccccacccccagtctACACctacaccccccacccccagtctTCACCtacacaccccccacccccagtctacacctacccacccccacccccagtcTCACCTACCCACACCCCACCCCCAGTCTTCACCTACCCACACCCCACCCCCAGTCTTCACCTACCCACACCCCACCCCCAGTCTTCACCTACCCACACCCCACCCCCAGTCTTCACCTACCCACACCCCACCCCCAGTCTTCACCTACCCACACACCCCACCCCCAGTCTTCAcctacacacaccccaccccagTCTTCACCTACACACACCCCACCCGCAGTCTTCAcctacacacaccccacccccagtcttcacctacacacaccccacccccagTCTACACCTACCCACACCCCACCCCCCAGTCTACACCTACCCACACCCCACCCCAGTCTTCAcctacacacaccccacccccagTCTTCACCTACACACTCCCCACCCCCAGTCTTCAcctacacacaccccacccccagtctacacctacacacaccccacccccagTCTTCACCTACACACTCCCCACCCCCAGTCTTCACCTACCCACACCCCACCCCCAGTCTTCACCTACCCACACCCCAAACAATACAACAATGTCTTCAGGAAGCACTGTAACTAG
- the bri3 gene encoding brain protein I3, translating to MDSKPLLQDRPPAYANVVPGAYEYGQQHNYGAIPAPTPAPPGFQQPPPYQYPTGPGFQEGPSAQMGPAIAQQPYPGTYTIIQPSVVVVGGCPACRVGVLEDDFTCLGIMCAVFFFPLGILFCLALRQRRCPNCGATFG from the exons ATGGACAGCAAACCTCTTCTCCAAGACCGTCCTCCCGCTTATGCTAACGTCGTCCCGGGGGCGTATGAATATGGCCAGCAGCACAATTATGGAGCAATCCCTGCCCCAACCCCTGCACCCCCGGGCTTTCAACAGCCGCCGCCATATCAGTACCCCACTGGCCCAG GGTTCCAAGAAGGCCCCAGTGCACAGATGGGCCCAGCCATAGCCCAGCAGCCCTACCCTGGTACATACACCATCATCCAGCCCtccgtggtggtggtggggggctgCCCAGCCTGCAG AGTGGGCGTGCTGGAGGATGACTTCACCTGCCTGGGGATCATGTGTGCCGTCTTCTTCTTCCCCCTGGGGATCCTCTTCTGCCTGGCACTGCGCCAGAGGAGATGCCCCAACTGTGGCGCCACCTTCGGGTAG